One stretch of Pontiella desulfatans DNA includes these proteins:
- a CDS encoding protein-disulfide reductase DsbD family protein, whose amino-acid sequence MKKMASLYLLLLAFLSTAFGQFGDPFDVQVELVGSEVRLSVEVPENHYLYADALEVTDAVGNLQRVVSLPETTDITDPNSGKPKPVFAEAFKAVFAWAPGAEGAAAVHVKYWGCNDEVCFIPQTKVVGVEGASAVPAVQAADGKPVSDWEKELENFDVLKMHSGGMDAREFLGFLGMGEGKGDGDAVGGFRLFLSDPVAFVRESGLLLTILFILIGGLALNLTPCVLPMIPINLAIIGAGAQAGSKGRGFALGATYGLGIALVYGLLGLVVVLTGSQFGTIQANPWFNLAIALIFVVLALAMFDVFHIDFSRFQSKMGGGEQKQGSFVVALTMGSVAALLAGACVAPVVIAVLLLSANIYEANSVSGLLLPFVLGIGMALPWPFAGAGLSFLPKPGKWMEYVKYAFGVGIILFALYYGNLSYRAFNPVEVTDGIDGRTNAGFADVLGQARSDGKPVFIDFTASWCKNCAVMEKTTFKDGAVKLALADFVVVKYVAEDPENPNTKAVMRHFGAQGLPTLVLLEAKR is encoded by the coding sequence ATGAAGAAAATGGCGAGTTTATATCTCCTGTTATTAGCGTTTCTTTCGACCGCTTTTGGCCAGTTTGGTGATCCGTTCGATGTTCAGGTTGAATTGGTCGGCAGCGAGGTTCGGTTGAGTGTCGAGGTGCCGGAAAATCATTATCTCTATGCCGATGCGCTGGAAGTGACCGATGCTGTCGGCAACCTGCAACGGGTGGTGTCTTTGCCGGAAACCACCGACATCACGGATCCCAACTCCGGGAAGCCGAAGCCCGTTTTCGCGGAGGCGTTCAAGGCCGTGTTCGCATGGGCGCCCGGGGCGGAGGGCGCGGCGGCCGTTCATGTGAAATATTGGGGTTGCAACGACGAGGTTTGCTTTATTCCCCAAACCAAGGTGGTTGGGGTTGAGGGCGCATCCGCGGTTCCCGCAGTGCAGGCCGCCGATGGCAAGCCCGTATCCGACTGGGAAAAGGAACTGGAAAATTTCGATGTACTCAAAATGCACTCCGGTGGCATGGATGCCAGGGAATTCCTTGGTTTTCTCGGAATGGGCGAGGGGAAGGGGGACGGGGATGCCGTCGGTGGATTCCGGCTGTTCCTCTCCGACCCGGTTGCCTTTGTCCGCGAATCCGGTTTGTTGCTGACGATCCTGTTCATATTAATCGGCGGATTGGCGCTGAACCTAACCCCTTGCGTACTTCCCATGATTCCAATCAACCTCGCCATCATTGGCGCCGGTGCACAGGCCGGTTCGAAGGGGCGGGGGTTTGCCCTGGGGGCAACCTATGGATTGGGCATTGCCCTGGTCTATGGCCTTCTGGGCTTGGTTGTTGTTCTGACGGGATCGCAGTTCGGCACCATTCAGGCGAATCCCTGGTTCAATCTGGCCATTGCGCTGATCTTCGTGGTTTTAGCCTTGGCGATGTTCGATGTTTTCCATATCGACTTTTCCCGCTTCCAGTCGAAGATGGGTGGCGGGGAGCAAAAGCAAGGCAGCTTCGTGGTGGCGCTGACCATGGGGTCGGTTGCGGCCCTGCTGGCGGGGGCCTGCGTGGCTCCGGTGGTGATTGCCGTACTGCTGCTCTCCGCAAACATCTATGAAGCCAATAGTGTTTCGGGCTTGCTGCTGCCGTTCGTGCTGGGGATTGGCATGGCGCTTCCGTGGCCCTTTGCGGGGGCCGGTCTTTCATTCCTGCCCAAACCCGGGAAATGGATGGAATATGTCAAGTATGCCTTTGGCGTGGGCATCATCTTGTTCGCCCTCTATTACGGCAACCTGAGCTATCGCGCCTTCAATCCGGTTGAAGTGACCGATGGCATCGACGGTCGCACCAACGCCGGCTTTGCCGATGTTCTCGGCCAGGCCCGTTCGGATGGCAAGCCGGTGTTCATCGACTTCACGGCCAGTTGGTGCAAGAACTGCGCGGTTATGGAAAAAACCACCTTCAAGGACGGTGCGGTCAAGCTGGCGCTCGCGGATTTCGTGGTCGTTAAATATGTGGCCGAGGATCCGGAAAACCCCAACACAAAAGCCGTGATGCGGCATTTCGGGGCGCAGGGGCTTCCGACCTTGGTTTTACTTGAAGCGAAGCGGTAG
- a CDS encoding autotransporter outer membrane beta-barrel domain-containing protein, with protein MNRTALFIAASVASISMAYGQATNNPPGGILDGVDITGNTGEAAAGASGIPSFEVTGSTLSGGVGATRSLPISVDASGGEGIVIGSVGSSLIHNSSTVKGGTGGSANVTVGSGTLSATAHGGDAIDFTPGLTSDSLTIDGANLTGGSGGMVSALAPVKLFANGGAAIDMASGGTLNLNSGTLTGGNGGTADTSAGFLTARGGRGVSIYGAYAMGTIDDDVSVSGGKGGSVANGGDGAQAMGGDGLFILSTSSQTLDFNGGSFSGGDGGSAEFNTDLVSNPLQEKNYFGEAYGETESFSGARGGHGVRYFNDDYLVYGVTLDISDGKFKGGDGGTSINNGAGDSIADGGHGIFTDYADINISGGTFSGGAAGTANGEAGSRGAGVRMRDGNLTITDGTFEGLGLWFESHYYASTANISTGTFGDVIFTATYDEFFDAANPATVTIDDGTFGNVLMNGSSVVDATINGGHLDGLELAGTEQEIELAFGGGTVTATPSMIATITGGSVDVLKIGGSNALNTVTVSDATIGSVNFEGSSANTVSISGTGVDRVSFAGTGDSLALDGAGVTSVGFAGSSSNFLGLANNGANLDGVTMEGGGYGAVTYSGSSHDIGDVNVSSGTLDITGTDFGISDIIISSGTLNVSGAGLEVAGKHVYQLGSMDAMLNVDSLMVKKSGTLDVGLGTVQAKDFTVEDDASMKTTFSDDGAGGVDTGVIEGENVDIGDIAKWTLVNDGSVSSSENFADGFLLATASSNLTHELDALKFEIIGNPEWAQGVNGFTTNGGNLVATYGDLSLEKLFENYPGLVETMGFLADYIEDNPELGTYVRTNWTGVLQAAPDMNEVFARTPEMANALISLPSIFNDQIKDRTRSYLRLANYGSKANMAPAGAAGPSDWYHDSVQWTKDRLPFWDAQGATRSASDNAPMPNISGDPSEVGKPYMAESTSKGSDYDALVDAVHGALPMPTEDIEIPPSYQIWGRGYAAMLNQKTTGSFDAVDDYFSGYDATVAGAILGMDKRLNNMMFGLAGGYAHTMLEGNRDNDGTANTVHGVGYFSAMLNDLYLDANVNYAFSGVETTTMDDFGYSGEYDANTLSFYLGGGYGLSMLQDKLLLTPEASLLMTYYNREAYTETSDIAGSDTAFPDKNYDSYDQWSQLMSIGATLSMVQQIESFSSELEIQPELRAHWLHEFNAQMDDETYTGGAAILQAREEDLVRLGAGIRFSKWDNDNTEFGLDVDGVLGSDYDAVIVSGKIMHRF; from the coding sequence ATGAATAGGACAGCACTGTTTATCGCCGCTTCTGTGGCATCGATTTCCATGGCCTATGGCCAGGCAACCAATAATCCGCCGGGGGGCATTCTTGACGGGGTGGATATAACCGGCAATACGGGTGAAGCTGCTGCGGGGGCTTCTGGCATTCCGAGTTTCGAGGTGACGGGTAGTACTCTGTCCGGCGGGGTGGGCGCCACTCGGAGCTTGCCAATAAGCGTGGATGCTTCCGGCGGCGAGGGTATTGTGATCGGCTCCGTTGGATCTTCGCTGATTCACAACTCTTCCACTGTCAAAGGAGGCACGGGCGGCAGTGCGAATGTAACGGTTGGGTCAGGAACCTTGTCGGCAACGGCACATGGCGGTGATGCGATCGACTTTACCCCGGGATTGACCTCGGATTCTCTGACCATCGACGGCGCCAACCTGACCGGCGGTTCTGGTGGTATGGTTTCGGCGCTTGCTCCAGTGAAACTCTTCGCCAACGGCGGTGCGGCTATTGATATGGCCTCGGGGGGAACCTTGAACCTGAATTCCGGCACGCTAACAGGAGGCAACGGTGGTACGGCCGATACCTCTGCGGGATTCCTGACTGCCCGCGGCGGTCGTGGCGTATCGATTTACGGTGCATACGCTATGGGGACGATCGATGACGATGTTTCGGTCTCCGGTGGCAAAGGCGGATCAGTTGCTAATGGCGGCGATGGTGCACAGGCGATGGGTGGCGATGGCCTCTTCATTCTATCCACTTCATCCCAGACTCTCGACTTTAACGGAGGCTCTTTCTCCGGAGGTGACGGGGGATCGGCCGAGTTCAATACCGATTTAGTAAGCAATCCCTTGCAGGAAAAAAACTATTTCGGCGAAGCCTATGGCGAAACTGAAAGTTTTAGCGGTGCGCGCGGAGGTCATGGCGTCCGGTATTTCAACGACGATTACCTCGTGTACGGCGTGACCCTTGATATTTCCGATGGCAAATTTAAAGGCGGCGATGGCGGTACTTCGATTAACAATGGCGCGGGCGATTCCATTGCCGACGGTGGACACGGTATTTTTACCGATTATGCCGACATTAACATCTCGGGAGGCACGTTTAGCGGTGGCGCGGCCGGTACGGCCAATGGCGAAGCTGGAAGCCGTGGTGCCGGCGTTCGGATGCGTGATGGCAACCTAACTATCACGGACGGTACGTTTGAGGGCCTTGGTCTCTGGTTTGAGTCGCACTATTATGCCAGCACCGCAAACATCTCGACCGGCACATTCGGTGATGTGATCTTTACCGCCACCTATGATGAGTTTTTCGATGCAGCAAATCCGGCTACAGTCACGATTGATGATGGCACCTTTGGCAATGTATTGATGAATGGGTCGTCGGTGGTCGATGCAACCATTAATGGCGGCCATCTTGACGGCTTGGAGCTCGCCGGGACAGAACAAGAGATTGAACTCGCCTTTGGGGGCGGTACGGTAACGGCGACACCCTCCATGATCGCTACGATTACTGGTGGTTCGGTCGATGTTCTGAAGATCGGTGGATCCAATGCCCTTAATACGGTAACCGTGTCGGATGCTACTATTGGTTCCGTAAACTTCGAGGGTTCTTCCGCGAACACGGTTTCCATTAGTGGAACCGGCGTAGACCGTGTCTCTTTTGCCGGAACTGGCGATTCGCTGGCTCTTGATGGGGCTGGCGTTACTTCGGTCGGCTTCGCCGGTTCGTCCAGCAACTTCCTCGGTCTTGCCAACAACGGTGCAAATCTCGACGGTGTGACTATGGAGGGTGGTGGCTATGGTGCCGTGACATATTCAGGAAGCAGCCATGACATCGGAGATGTCAATGTGTCGAGCGGTACACTGGACATTACCGGAACCGATTTTGGCATCAGTGATATCATTATTTCCAGCGGTACGCTCAATGTTTCGGGAGCTGGTTTGGAAGTGGCTGGTAAACACGTGTATCAGCTGGGCTCCATGGACGCCATGCTGAATGTTGACAGCCTGATGGTGAAGAAGAGCGGTACGCTGGATGTTGGTTTGGGTACGGTTCAGGCCAAGGATTTTACTGTTGAGGACGATGCTTCGATGAAAACGACCTTCTCCGATGACGGAGCAGGTGGCGTTGATACCGGTGTAATCGAGGGCGAAAACGTGGACATTGGGGATATTGCGAAGTGGACGCTGGTCAACGATGGATCGGTTTCCAGTTCCGAAAACTTTGCCGATGGCTTCCTGCTGGCAACGGCGAGCAGCAACCTGACGCATGAGTTGGATGCTCTGAAGTTTGAAATTATCGGTAACCCGGAGTGGGCTCAGGGCGTCAATGGCTTTACTACGAACGGTGGTAACCTGGTTGCTACCTATGGCGATCTCTCGCTCGAAAAGCTTTTCGAGAATTATCCGGGGCTCGTTGAAACAATGGGCTTCCTTGCGGATTACATTGAGGATAATCCCGAGCTGGGGACCTATGTCCGCACCAACTGGACGGGTGTGTTGCAAGCGGCCCCGGATATGAACGAAGTGTTTGCCCGCACGCCGGAAATGGCCAACGCGTTGATCAGCCTGCCTTCCATCTTCAACGACCAGATCAAGGATCGCACGCGCTCCTATCTGCGTCTTGCCAATTATGGCAGCAAGGCCAACATGGCTCCTGCGGGAGCGGCCGGGCCGTCGGATTGGTACCACGATTCGGTTCAGTGGACGAAGGATCGTCTTCCGTTCTGGGATGCCCAGGGTGCGACGCGCTCTGCGTCCGACAATGCCCCAATGCCTAACATTTCCGGAGACCCGTCCGAGGTGGGCAAGCCCTACATGGCCGAATCCACTTCGAAGGGTAGCGATTATGATGCCCTCGTGGACGCGGTTCACGGAGCGCTTCCCATGCCGACTGAAGATATCGAAATTCCTCCCTCCTACCAGATCTGGGGACGTGGCTATGCCGCTATGCTCAACCAGAAAACAACGGGGAGCTTTGATGCCGTGGATGATTATTTCTCCGGCTACGATGCCACGGTCGCCGGTGCCATCCTGGGTATGGACAAGCGTTTGAACAACATGATGTTCGGTCTTGCCGGCGGTTATGCCCACACGATGCTGGAAGGCAACAGGGACAACGATGGTACGGCCAACACGGTTCATGGTGTTGGGTATTTTTCAGCCATGCTGAACGATCTCTATCTGGATGCCAACGTCAACTATGCATTCAGCGGGGTTGAAACCACGACCATGGATGATTTCGGTTATTCGGGTGAATACGATGCCAACACACTCAGCTTCTACCTGGGCGGTGGGTATGGTTTGTCGATGCTTCAGGATAAGTTGCTCTTGACTCCGGAAGCCTCGTTGCTGATGACCTACTACAACCGTGAAGCATATACCGAAACATCGGATATCGCCGGTTCGGATACCGCTTTCCCGGATAAGAACTATGACTCCTACGACCAGTGGTCGCAGCTGATGTCGATCGGTGCCACGCTTTCCATGGTTCAGCAGATCGAGTCGTTCAGTTCCGAACTGGAAATCCAGCCGGAGCTACGCGCCCATTGGTTGCACGAGTTCAATGCCCAGATGGATGATGAAACCTACACGGGCGGTGCTGCGATCTTGCAGGCGCGCGAGGAAGATCTCGTTCGCCTGGGTGCGGGGATCCGGTTCTCCAAGTGGGATAATGACAACACCGAGTTTGGCCTCGATGTCGATGGCGTGCTTGGTTCCGACTACGATGCCGTCATCGTAAGCGGCAAGATTATGCACCGCTTCTAA
- a CDS encoding Dabb family protein: MRYICALLLASLLAGCATTQTKQPPKENAMIVHSVFFKLKHDKGSPAETGFLEKAAGLASIPGVGNFQVLKETSPKNHFAFGLSMEFADQAAYDGYNNHPEHVAFVQDIWLNEVEDFQEIDYVPLVK, encoded by the coding sequence ATGAGATACATTTGCGCCCTGCTGCTGGCCAGCCTGCTGGCCGGCTGCGCCACGACCCAAACCAAACAACCTCCAAAGGAGAATGCCATGATCGTCCATTCCGTCTTCTTTAAACTCAAACACGACAAAGGTTCGCCGGCTGAAACCGGATTCCTTGAAAAGGCGGCCGGACTCGCATCGATTCCGGGCGTGGGCAACTTCCAGGTTTTGAAGGAAACGAGCCCGAAGAACCATTTCGCCTTCGGGCTTTCGATGGAATTCGCTGACCAGGCGGCCTACGACGGCTACAACAACCATCCCGAGCACGTGGCCTTCGTCCAGGACATCTGGTTGAACGAGGTCGAGGATTTCCAGGAAATCGATTACGTTCCGCTGGTCAAGTAG
- a CDS encoding MBL fold metallo-hydrolase, with amino-acid sequence MSLEVCVLASGSSGNCIYVASGKTRVLIDAGLSAKQIAVRLDQIGVVPESINGICVSHEHGDHVAGIRVLQKRHGIPVFANAGTLNGIMRQPKSNEISAKVFQTGSAFEIGDIKVEPFSVPHDAYEPVGFRLQTANTSVGVVTDLGMATALIRDKLRGCQAIIVESNHDEDLLREAPRPWPLKQRIRSRQGHLSNIDAAQLITDSATDALEHVFLAHLSSDCNTPDTAMRTVASQLRLDGLGHINLEIAFANQISSVWRPGKTECELVS; translated from the coding sequence ATGAGTTTGGAAGTTTGCGTTTTAGCCAGCGGCAGCTCTGGCAACTGCATCTATGTGGCATCCGGCAAAACCAGGGTTTTGATCGATGCCGGGCTTAGCGCCAAGCAGATCGCCGTGAGGCTGGATCAAATCGGGGTGGTGCCGGAAAGTATCAACGGCATCTGCGTTTCGCACGAGCATGGCGACCATGTTGCCGGCATCCGTGTGCTGCAGAAGCGCCATGGAATCCCGGTATTCGCCAATGCGGGGACGCTGAACGGCATCATGCGGCAGCCGAAGTCGAACGAGATCTCGGCAAAAGTCTTCCAAACAGGATCCGCGTTCGAAATTGGGGACATCAAGGTGGAACCATTTTCCGTGCCCCACGATGCCTATGAGCCGGTCGGATTTCGCCTCCAGACGGCGAACACGAGTGTTGGTGTGGTTACAGACCTCGGAATGGCCACCGCGCTCATACGGGACAAATTGAGGGGATGCCAGGCCATCATCGTTGAATCCAACCACGATGAAGATCTCTTGCGCGAGGCACCGCGCCCCTGGCCACTCAAGCAGCGCATCCGTAGCCGCCAGGGCCACCTCTCCAACATCGATGCCGCACAACTGATCACGGACAGCGCCACGGATGCATTGGAACACGTGTTCCTCGCCCACCTCAGCTCCGATTGCAACACCCCCGACACCGCCATGCGCACGGTGGCCTCGCAGCTACGGCTCGATGGCCTCGGCCACATCAACCTCGAGATCGCCTTTGCAAACCAGATTTCGAGTGTTTGGAGACCGGGGAAGACCGAGTGCGAGCTGGTTTCGTAA
- a CDS encoding efflux RND transporter periplasmic adaptor subunit, whose protein sequence is MLSRFVYLSMAAGVACLLGCSERGPAPVVEPEAVVVRELSGFPSSTSLMLGEFQAQVKPLISIPVTAPSDGDILFHVEQTRQILPKGTLWAEAAPEQIAGEELALELNTRNEKLRLESELQLAERELERVEFMMADPALRDLPYEDRVPLSTNIVQQLQGELDLLKKQLESCGVVERLAFRQKALRSRIEMPFDGELLISLPVTPKRKMIRVAANTPVGTMRDISEIYLHIIIRDPQTVAIPTDQLMVEFKRDSGDVLRGRFHDTQIVEMGNQDVLVYRFGFAPEKSAELTALIGANLTCDLWVEAGQAFHSVSKLEVARMLGGNDSFADWREVVEELWPGATLLFTGRTHLGIVAKGAAE, encoded by the coding sequence ATGTTGAGTCGTTTTGTTTATTTATCGATGGCCGCCGGGGTGGCCTGCCTGTTGGGGTGTTCCGAGAGAGGGCCGGCTCCCGTTGTGGAACCGGAAGCGGTTGTGGTTCGTGAATTATCGGGTTTTCCCTCGTCCACCAGCCTGATGCTGGGCGAATTCCAGGCACAGGTGAAACCCTTGATCAGTATTCCGGTAACCGCCCCGTCGGACGGCGACATCCTGTTCCATGTCGAGCAGACCCGCCAGATTTTGCCGAAAGGCACGCTCTGGGCGGAGGCCGCGCCGGAACAGATTGCCGGCGAAGAATTGGCGTTGGAGCTGAATACCCGAAACGAAAAGCTGCGCTTGGAGAGCGAGCTCCAGCTGGCCGAACGCGAGTTGGAACGGGTTGAGTTCATGATGGCCGATCCCGCGCTCCGGGATCTCCCCTACGAAGACCGTGTTCCGCTTTCCACCAACATTGTCCAGCAGCTGCAGGGGGAATTGGACCTGCTGAAAAAACAGCTGGAATCCTGCGGGGTGGTGGAGCGGCTGGCCTTCCGGCAAAAGGCGCTGCGCTCCCGGATCGAAATGCCGTTCGATGGCGAGCTCCTGATTTCCCTACCCGTAACGCCCAAGCGCAAAATGATCCGCGTTGCCGCGAACACGCCGGTCGGCACCATGCGCGATATTTCCGAAATATACCTGCACATCATCATTCGCGACCCGCAAACGGTGGCCATTCCAACCGATCAGCTGATGGTCGAATTCAAGCGCGATAGCGGCGATGTTTTGCGGGGGCGGTTCCACGATACGCAGATCGTGGAGATGGGCAACCAGGATGTCCTCGTCTACCGCTTTGGATTCGCGCCGGAAAAATCGGCCGAGCTAACGGCGCTCATCGGGGCCAACCTGACCTGCGATCTCTGGGTGGAGGCCGGGCAGGCCTTCCACTCGGTTTCAAAGCTCGAGGTGGCACGCATGCTCGGCGGAAACGATTCGTTCGCCGACTGGCGCGAGGTGGTGGAGGAACTCTGGCCGGGAGCCACGTTGCTGTTCACCGGCCGCACCCATCTGGGCATCGTGGCAAAGGGCGCCGCGGAATGA
- a CDS encoding CCA tRNA nucleotidyltransferase, producing the protein MGEIVNQKAAAKRIVETLQSKGYIALFAGGCVRDEMLGREPKDYDVATDAYPEEVEELFSKTIPIGKAFGVIAVVDGVEMIEVATFREEVGTLDGRHPETILFSAAKEDALRRDFTINGMFFDPVKEQLHDYVHGRRDLGKRIITAIGKPTERFAEDHLRMLRAIRFAHNLGFSIDPETEAAIKQMAHLIKNISAERTEVELTRILTDSAKPGDALKHLLEVGLLQYILPELIPMVGQEQPPQFHPEGDVFEHTCLMLNLMNKGQTGESATHAPAYTARELAYTVLLHDVGKPPTASFGAGADGEPRIRFDGHASVGAAMAEEILIGLRFPNKEKKHIVAAIAGHMRFMDVQNMRTSKLRTLIGAETFDLEMELHRLDCLGSHRMLDNYDYVQAYQEKMANEPILPEPWIRGHDLIAMGIKEGKLIGQILKEAYEAQMEDRFASKEEILEWIKANPGDHSC; encoded by the coding sequence ATGGGCGAAATAGTCAACCAGAAGGCCGCGGCCAAACGCATCGTCGAGACCCTGCAAAGCAAGGGCTACATTGCCCTGTTTGCCGGAGGGTGCGTGCGCGACGAAATGCTCGGGCGCGAACCCAAGGATTATGACGTCGCCACCGACGCCTACCCGGAAGAAGTCGAGGAACTCTTTTCAAAAACCATTCCCATCGGCAAGGCCTTCGGCGTGATTGCCGTGGTTGACGGGGTCGAAATGATCGAAGTGGCCACCTTCCGCGAGGAAGTCGGCACCCTCGATGGCCGGCACCCGGAAACCATCCTCTTCAGCGCCGCCAAGGAAGACGCCCTGCGCCGCGATTTCACCATCAACGGCATGTTCTTCGACCCGGTCAAAGAACAACTGCACGACTATGTCCACGGACGGCGCGATCTTGGGAAAAGAATCATCACCGCCATCGGGAAACCCACCGAACGGTTTGCCGAAGACCACCTGCGCATGCTACGCGCCATCCGCTTCGCACACAACCTCGGCTTCTCCATCGATCCCGAAACGGAAGCGGCCATCAAGCAAATGGCCCACCTGATCAAGAACATCAGTGCCGAGCGAACCGAAGTCGAGCTGACCCGGATCCTGACCGACAGCGCCAAGCCAGGCGATGCCCTCAAGCATCTCCTCGAAGTGGGACTGCTCCAATACATCTTGCCGGAACTCATTCCGATGGTCGGACAGGAACAACCGCCCCAATTCCACCCCGAAGGCGATGTCTTCGAACACACCTGTCTGATGCTTAATCTCATGAACAAAGGGCAGACTGGAGAGTCCGCCACACATGCACCCGCCTACACCGCGCGGGAGCTGGCCTACACCGTCCTGCTACACGATGTAGGCAAACCGCCCACCGCCTCGTTCGGCGCGGGAGCGGATGGCGAGCCGCGCATCCGGTTTGATGGCCACGCCTCGGTCGGCGCCGCCATGGCCGAGGAGATCCTGATTGGCCTCAGGTTCCCGAACAAGGAAAAGAAGCATATCGTTGCCGCCATTGCAGGGCATATGCGTTTCATGGATGTCCAAAACATGCGCACCTCCAAACTCCGGACGCTGATCGGCGCGGAAACGTTCGACCTGGAGATGGAGCTGCACCGCCTCGACTGCCTCGGCTCGCACCGCATGCTCGACAACTATGACTATGTCCAGGCCTACCAAGAAAAAATGGCCAACGAACCGATCCTCCCCGAGCCGTGGATCCGCGGCCACGACCTCATTGCCATGGGCATCAAGGAAGGCAAGCTGATCGGCCAAATCCTAAAGGAAGCCTACGAAGCACAAATGGAAGACCGCTTTGCTTCCAAGGAAGAGATCCTCGAGTGGATCAAGGCCAACCCCGGCGACCATTCCTGCTAA
- a CDS encoding PEP-CTERM sorting domain-containing protein: protein MKKAIVLLSAIALAGAASADIYTALAAGFGIGGNGSAGGIVNATDGTQILLQLIDGGGDGLDYEAGMQVWADGVKASGNDTVLGTLSGVVTSGGADYSDWAGLIAGTITATYTADAWIRVSGTEGGDWVYEQAMSFSDIDISDPKATPEGKFFDNGGAGGTATGAVTVIPEPATIGLMGIAGIGMFLARRKARR from the coding sequence ATGAAAAAAGCAATTGTACTTCTGAGTGCTATCGCCCTTGCTGGTGCGGCATCTGCAGACATCTATACGGCACTTGCCGCTGGTTTCGGTATCGGTGGTAATGGTTCGGCTGGTGGTATCGTTAACGCAACTGATGGTACCCAGATCCTTCTTCAGCTTATCGATGGCGGAGGCGATGGCCTTGATTATGAGGCTGGAATGCAGGTTTGGGCTGATGGCGTAAAGGCTAGCGGCAATGATACTGTATTGGGCACTCTGTCTGGTGTGGTCACTTCTGGTGGTGCTGACTATAGTGATTGGGCTGGCTTGATTGCAGGCACTATTACTGCTACCTACACTGCTGATGCATGGATTCGTGTTAGTGGTACCGAAGGTGGTGACTGGGTTTATGAGCAGGCGATGTCCTTCTCCGATATCGATATTTCCGACCCCAAAGCTACTCCGGAAGGTAAGTTCTTCGATAACGGCGGTGCTGGCGGAACTGCTACTGGCGCAGTGACAGTCATTCCGGAACCGGCAACCATCGGTCTGATGGGCATCGCTGGCATCGGCATGTTCCTGGCACGTCGCAAAGCTCGCCGCTAA
- a CDS encoding DUF3108 domain-containing protein, with translation MMPNRRSFLARLLALPVLARFSRAEEEAAAGEWSPAFKAGEKLTYSLGWQFIVAGHATMEVLPDEQWDGRKIRSFKMTARTGKVADAIFKVRNDLSSLAEYDVSRSLGYAKMQREGNTKRHVTVDFDWENLNAHYYEALGNDARTTPILANTLDPLSAFYFVRNQKLEVGTVLEGPLTDGKRCKVSRIEVVERETIKVNGREYDALKLIPDIQDVGGVFEESKDGKTIIWCTADHRHIPVLLKSKVAIGSFRAELETEI, from the coding sequence ATGATGCCAAACCGAAGATCTTTTCTAGCCAGACTCCTGGCGTTGCCCGTTCTCGCACGGTTTTCCCGGGCGGAGGAAGAGGCGGCTGCAGGAGAGTGGAGCCCGGCGTTCAAGGCGGGGGAAAAACTCACCTATAGCCTGGGGTGGCAGTTCATTGTTGCGGGCCACGCCACCATGGAAGTCCTGCCGGACGAGCAGTGGGACGGACGGAAAATCCGCAGCTTCAAGATGACCGCCAGAACCGGCAAGGTGGCGGATGCCATTTTTAAAGTGCGCAACGACCTCTCCTCGCTGGCGGAGTATGATGTCAGCCGCTCTCTCGGCTATGCCAAGATGCAGCGGGAAGGCAACACCAAGCGCCATGTTACGGTGGATTTCGACTGGGAAAACCTGAATGCACACTATTACGAAGCGCTCGGCAACGATGCGCGAACCACCCCGATCCTGGCAAACACGCTCGATCCGCTCTCCGCGTTCTATTTTGTCCGGAACCAGAAGCTGGAGGTCGGGACGGTGCTGGAAGGCCCATTGACCGACGGCAAGCGCTGCAAGGTTTCGCGCATCGAGGTGGTTGAACGCGAGACGATCAAGGTGAACGGGCGGGAATATGACGCGCTCAAACTGATCCCCGACATCCAGGATGTGGGCGGGGTTTTCGAGGAGAGCAAGGATGGCAAGACCATCATCTGGTGCACGGCCGACCACCGGCACATTCCTGTTTTATTGAAAAGCAAAGTGGCAATCGGTAGTTTTAGAGCCGAACTGGAAACGGAGATATAA